One part of the Salvelinus fontinalis isolate EN_2023a chromosome 4, ASM2944872v1, whole genome shotgun sequence genome encodes these proteins:
- the LOC129853802 gene encoding myosin regulatory light chain 2, atrial isoform-like: protein MSSPCSKSQIQEFKEAFGCIDQDRDGVIKKQDLRETYGQLGKLNVKDEELDEMLNEGKGPINFTVFLALFGEKLNGTDPEDTILAAFKLFHPNCTGFVNKDEFKRLLMNQADKFTAEVDQAFSAGNIDYKSLCYIITHGDEKEES, encoded by the exons ATGTCTTCTCCATGTTCGAAGTCTCAGATACAGGAGTTCAAGGAG GCTTTCGGCTGTATTGACCAAGACAGAGATGGTGTGATCAAAAAACAGGACCTGAGAGAAACCTATGGACAGCTAG GGAAGCTGAACGTTAAGGACGAGGAACTGGATGAGATGTTGAACGAGGGGAAGGGTCCCATCAACTTTACTGTGTTCCTCGCTCTATTTGGAGAGAAACTCAACG GCACAGACCCTGAGGACACCATCCTCGCTGCCTTCAAGCTCTTTCACCCAAACTGCACAGGTTTCGTCAACAAGGATGA GTTTAAACGATTACTGATGAACCAGGCTGATAAATTCACAGCAGAG GTGGACCAGGCGTTCTCGGCAGGCAACATCGATTACAAGTCACTGTGTTACATCATCACACACGGAGACGAGAAGGAGGAGTCCTAA